ATAAAAGATTCATGTTCATGCTCTCATCAACATATGGGCTAATGTTACTATTGATGGTGGCTGTTAGGGGTGTTTTTAGGCTGACACTAGCTGGGAACCAGGGTCGGGGTCCCGGCAGGATGGGCTCCAAATGGCAGGCTTGCAGGGGAGTGGGGGCTCTCACCCGAGGAGTGGATGGCTCTGCTTCTCTTCTGCATCACGTTCATCAGGGCCCCCACCAGCCCCTCGGAGCTCTGAGGTGGCGGTTGCAGTGCTGAGCTCTCTGGGGCTCCAGGGGTCTGCAGCAAGCAGGGTCCAGCACACAGGGCTCAGGGCCTGTGAGAGGAGTGCTTCTCCCCGCCCCTCATCATCCTTTCTCCTCCCACACACTCCAGTCTCCCCACCAACCTCCCAACCCTATCACTCAACCCCCAAATCCTGGGACCCCCATCAGTCTCGGCCCTAGCCCCTTAATATCCTGACTCGTGCAGCACACCCCAGAGTCCCAGTCCCCCAATCCTCCATCACGCCGGCCCTCACCTTGTTCAGCTGAATTCCCTGCCGGATTTGATCCAAAAGCGCCCCCCGACCCCCACCAGGGGCCTGGCCCCCCACGAGCCCCAgagaaggagggggtgggggagcgaTCGGTCCGACCCCAGAGCtgggtggtggcggtggtggcggcggtggcggAGGCAGGGGCGGTCCCCCAGCTCcaggggggggagggggcggtggtACAGAGCGTCCGGTGGCTGGAGGGGGTGGTGGCGGAGGGCCCCCTCGGCCCGGGGGTGGGGGTCCCCGGGGAGTTGGCGGGGGAGGAGGACCTCCCGAAGGTACAGGGGGTAGTGGGCCAGAGCGACCCTTGTTACTCCCCACAGCTGGGGGCCGGGGGGGCTGGTTCCCTCCTCGGGATGGCGGTGGGGGCGGTGGAAGCGGCTCTGAGGGGGAAAGATAACACAGAGCTATTATTATAGTTTtcttcagagcctcagttttgctcatttataaaatgggtacCCTAACCGACCAACTCCCAATTCGAGCGGTATAGGGGTTTCCACGAGGACTGAGTGCCTGCAATGTATCTCTTAGAGATCAGCTACCAGGGTTGGAGAAGAAGGGGGTGTCCAGAAAGAGGGGGGCTCACCCTGGCGCCTCATCTCCTTCCGCACAGCCTCCAGCCCTCCCTGGTTCTCAATGAAGTCATAGATAAATTTGGAGGTCTCCGCATCAGTGAGCTGGGCCTCACTGATTCCCGCCCTGGAGAACAGGCTCCGCAGATCTGGGTCCAGATTGTTCACCTGCCCAGGAGGAAAAAGGCCGGGGCAGGGGTGTGGGAataaggtggggagggaaggggcacaGATTATCATGGGGTCCACCCCAGAGAGGGATCTAAGAGGGGTGTGGGAAGGGTGGGGTCTGGGGGGGTAGGTCTGGAGCAGTGGGCTATGGAAAGGTAGGTGGGAGTTGAGTGGGGTCCAGGAGACTTTGGAGTTACTTACGTCAAATCCATTCTGGGGGTCCCACCCCACGTGGCTGACGTGTCTGGGGGAGGTGAGGAGACCCCAGTGAAGCCCCAcggcccttccttccctctcttcctagTGAAGCCCTCTTGCCCTCTCCTGCCCAGAGGGACTCTGAGGGGCCAGAATTAATGAATGAGTCTTAAGTGAATGAAGGAGTGAGAGCAGTAGTTATGGAACTAGAAGGGGTCCATAGTTTGTGGTACCCATCTGTCCGCCCAGCCCTCtttccaccatccatccacccatctatttGCCCACGTAGCCATTCATATTCACCTGTCGGACCATTGATCTATATACATTTGTCTCCCCACTCATCTGTCCACACACGTCTATTTACCCATTTGTCCACCAATCTGCCCTAACCCACACttgtccatccacccatccatctacccatgTGCCCATCTTTCTATCCATTCACTCACTTGACTACCCATTCAACCACACACTTCTGTCCATTTACCCATTGAACTGTCCATCCATCCACATATCTGGCCACCTATCCATCCCCATCCACCTTGTCTGTGAACAAATCAGCCTATATACCCATCAGACCACATACTcatccactcacccatccatcTACCTACCCACTTCCCatttacccatccatccattctccaacccacccattcattcattcatccaactatccatctacccacccatccactcacccaccAGCCCACCCAGGGTGGGACTAGGGTGGGACTAGCTTGAGGTGAGTGAGGAGCAAAATTTCGGGAGGCACTCACTCTCTGAGCCATGAATCGTAGTTGCATGGCCCGGAGAGTGACCGCCTCTGTAAAAGTTGGGAACCTTGGTGCCTTTGGTGCCTCTCCCTAGTCCCCGGCTTTGAacccacccacctacccatccaCTCGTCTACCTactcccccacccacccatccattttCCCATCCTTCCATCCACTCAACTCTCCTCCTATCCACCTGCCCatctgctcccccacccccaggatccGTGGGCCCACTGGGGAGAGGTTCTCACTTGAATCCACTGGGTGCACCAATATCAGCCTTGCtgatctttttcttccctgagcGTTTCTTATCACCTGGACCAGGCCCAGGTGCAGGGAGCCCACGGTATCGTGAATTCGTGATGTCTGGGTTCtggatgtccactgtcaccagcCCCAGGGACAGTGAgccagctgctgggcctgtggaGAAAAATGGGTGACTGGGCCACTGACCCACTTACTTACCAACCAGAGCATAGGAGCAAGAGACAGGAAGATGGTTGAGGGAATCTGTGTGTTTGATGGTCATGGAGGGAGTGGGTGAAGGGTCCAGATAGGGTTTATGGagaagtgggtgggtgggtgccaCAAACCATCCATACATTcactgattcatttatttatttatttactcatgcTTATTACTTAAGTACTGACTCATTTATTCACTGGCTCATCGACTAATTTGTTAAATTATTTGTTCACTCATTCGATAGTTACTTTCTTCACCAATTGAAATGTTAtgtcacttattcatttattcactgccGAATTCATTCAATCActcattcattaattaatttactcaatcatccatccatctattcatccatttatccacATACCCACTCGCTTATACATCTCTACACCCACTTATACATCTATCTATATTTTCATCCCTCCATCAATTCATGTCCCCGTTCAACCATCGTTCCACCACCAATCCATCCACCCACACACTCACCCACTTGTCGCTGCACCCACTCACctactcatccatccacccactccCCACCTGTGTATCCATTCACCACCACCCCAACCTGCCCATGTAGAGACACAGGGAAGAACAGCACTCACCCCCTTGGTCTCCACCTGGgtgtgggggcaggggtgggagccctcctcttctctctgggAAGACGGAATGGGTAGAGAGCTATTGCAACCGTGCCACAGGTTCCTGGGCTAGCCCCTTCTTACTCTTCCTTGCACTAGAGGACTCACCTTCATTGGCTGGCActggtggagggggaagctggcGCCTGTCTGTGGAGAGACAGGTGAACTGGGAACCAGAACCATGAGAGGGGCTTTTCCAGATCCCCACTCTTGCGCTCACTTCTGCTCAacctcttttcctcccccaagGCCTCCTCACCTCCACTTTGCCTCTGATTTCGTTTTTGTATCTTCTCCTGCACCAGGGTCCGGAAGGCCTGGGCCTCACCCTCGTCTGCGAAGTTCAGCCCCGCTTGGCAGTCCTGCACGtgcgtgggggtgggggggtcagtGGCCTTCCAGGCCCCCCACACCTTTCCCATCTCCTCCCTGCACCCCAAAAGAGGGCCAGGGGTTAGGTGGTCACTTACATCTCCAGCGAAGGTGTGGAAAAAGGGGGTGGGAGTAGAGTAGACCAGCTGTGAGTACAGCTCCTGTTCCCAGAGCAGCCGGCCAGCCTGGAGAAGTGGGGAACACACTGGCACTGAGGCGTGCCCTGGGTGGCAGGCCTCTGTTTTCTGGACAGGGAACATGGTATATAAACTTGGGGCCCCGGGATCTGATTTGGAGATTTCCAGCTCTGCATCAGAGAGTTGGGGGTCTAGGTGTCAGATGTGGAGGGTTTGGGGTACAGTATGGGAATCAGACACTTCAGTGAGAGATTTGGATTTGGGGTCCAGGGCCCTAGATGTGGAACTTGGGGGCTTGAATTTCAGGATTTTGGACTCTAGTCCTAGGAAACTGAGCCCATTCGTAGAATCATCCCAAATCCCCCCTTTTATGGGGGCCTTCATTTGGGCAGGTAGGGCTCCAGTATTAGGAGTTGGGGTTGAGATTTGAGGTTCAGACATATAGACTTGGGAGGTTTTTTTGGAGGCGGGTTCAGCCAACGTATGTGCAATTTGAGGTTTGTAGAGCAGAGTTATGGCTTAGGGGTTTGGTCAATATTTTATGGCCCTGGGATCTTGATGTGGTCCTACTGGATCTACCTTTATGGTTTAGAAGGATGAATTTGGGGTTTATGCTTAGAGAGTTTAGGTTGAGGATTTGTGGAACAGATTTATGACTTAGGAGCTAGGCAAAATTCTGGAGTTCAGGAGTTTTGATGGGCGATTTCTGAGACCCAAAATGTTGAGTTTCGAACAGATTGGAGGTTCAGGTAAAAATACAGTACTCATTTTTTTTTGGAGTTTGTGGAACAGATTAGACTTAGGAGGTATACTAATATTGGGGGTTATAGATCTTGACATGAAGACTCTGGGGTCAGTCATCGCGGACTTAGAAAGACAAACCAGAGGTTGACATTTGGATGACGTCTTTGATTCTGGGGCTCAGGGGTTCATTGATCTGCCTGAGGGCTCAGGGCTATGGACACAGCTCTGGGTTTGTGGGTTGAAAACTGGGTTGTCTGTCCAGTGGGGGGCGGGGGTCACCTGAAGGCCATAAAGGCGAATGAAGTAAGACTTCTGGGGGTTATCCTTCACGAAGCACACAGCCCCACAATGTTCCTTGGTCCAGCGCTCGGCTCCACGGGGCAGCGCCAGGTACAGCTGAACAACCGCGGTGGCCAGCGTCTAGGAGGGGAGAGCAGGACTCAGTGGAATCTGGTCAGGGGCAGCCAGAGGGTCTGGGAACCAGACCTGGTCCTTCCTTGCCCATGGCTGTCATGGCTCTGAAGGAAGAACTGCAGCCAGAGGGAAACTGAATGGACATCGAGATCTTCCTGAGATTGGTGAATGAGGGTAAGTGGATTCTAGGAGAGAtgatggagaggaagaggaggaggggaagaaagagaaagagaggaggatggggaagatgaggagagaggaaggaagggaaaggaggagagggggaggatgGGGAAGATGAAGAGgcggaagaggaggaggagacgaagaagaggaaagggagacAGGGAAGGCCAGGAGATCCCAGGCTCACCCAGCATTTCCGTCCGAGCATCTCAAAGAGTCGCTGGTTCTCATGGtcctggaggagggtggagggtATGTTCTGCTGAACCCCGGGTCCTCCACGGCTCCCAGGCCTGCCTCCCGAAGGGCCCCCACTCATGGTGCCTCCTGCCCTTGTCCTCTCCGGCTAGGCTCTGAGTGCAGGGTAAGAAGAGGAACTTTCGCAGTGAGCAGGGGAACAGGAAGTGCAAAAAACCACAAGGGAAACAAGTCCTCCAGGGGCCCCTCGATGGgcctggcctcctcctcctcccttagACTGGGGCCCTCCTCCATTTGACTGGTTAGACCCATGTTTTGGACCAGCTCATgtcctcctccttttttcttaCTCTCTGGGGCCCATCTCCCTCTAACTCGCTCGGGCCCTCCTCCCCCTGGTTGGCTGGCAGCAAGAGCTAGGCCACTGCAGCATTTCTGCAGTGTGGCGGGGAGCAGTCATGGGCTGGgcagcctccttcctccccaaagCATCTAGTTAGTCTGGGCCCGAGGTCCAAGGCCCCTAGCGCTGAAGGGTTGCTGCGCTAAACCTTTTCCTTTAATTACACAGCGAGCGCCTGGGATCCCACCCCTCTCCTGAGACCCCAACAACTTGCTCACACCCAGCTCAACTTCCCCATCCCTACCCCTGCCTCCCTGCAGCTCGCAAATTACTTGCTGCTGATCATCCCTTTTTTGTAAGAAATGGATTTTATAGCATATATAAATGCCTAAACAACATTTTGTTTAGTTGCTGTTGCCTTTGAACTTTTGAAAGTATGTGATATTTGGAGACTTGTCTTTCCCCCCGCTCAacgttctattttttttaacatgaaacttcattcaatttttttaatgtattttattttattttattttattatttttaaatttttttgcggtacacgggcctctcactgttgtggcctctcccgttgcggagcacaggctctggacgtgcaggctcagtggccatggctcatgagcccagccgctccacggcatgtgggatcgtcccggaccggggcacgaacctgtgtcccctgcaacggcaggcagactctcaaccactgcgccaccagggaagctctcaacATTCTATTTTTATCTAACAAACATTTATGTAGCACTGAacgtgtgtgccaggcactgttctgaaaTATTGACTCATTGAAATATTGACTCATTGAaatcctcacatcagcccggggGACACACACAATTTTTACAGTGCCCGTTTGatggagggaaactgaggcacagagtggttaaaTGATTTCCCCAGTAGCTCCTAGCTAGCAAGTGGTAGAGCCCAGATTGCATGCCAGGCAGGTTGGGTACAAAGTGTGCACTTTTCATCAGGATGCTCCACGCCTGCTCTGTTACTAAGATTCATATTTGCCTGTTACTGCtatatagtattctattgtgttaCTGTACAATTTGTTCATATTCTCCTGTTAACAGACATCTGAGCTGTTTCTGGCTTTTGTGGTTGGCAGTAAGGCTGCTGTGTTCCCTCCTGTATGCATCTCCTGCTCCACGTAGGCATGCACACTCAGGAGGGGAATTGGGGCATTGTAGGGTTTGCATAGCTCTAACTTTGACAGACTGTTTCCCCAAGTGAATGCCAGCTCGGTCCCCACTCCTCCCTGGGCCTGTTGCCTGTTTGGAGACGTGAAGCTCTCAGGTACACATACAGCAGCTTGGGGGAGCTGAGCATGTCTGGGGTGTGCCTGGCATTCCCAGGTACCTGAAGGGAAACAGCACATCTCAAGGCAGGACCCACAGTCCTACCTGGAAACCTGTATGGCTCCCACACCTGCAGGTGCCAAGCTTCTCTCCTAAGCCTAGGCTCAAGGCCCCTTCTGGTGTGGCAATTccaacctccctccctcctttctctgctcacaaCCCAGCGAATGGCGCTCCCAACTTACCGGGTGATTTCATACCTCCCGGCCTGGAGCCCCTTCCAGCCTGTTCGTTAGGGCAAGGTCCTGCTTTTTCCTTAGGAAGCCACTGCATTCATTCATGTTGACACTGTTCATTGACctctcactgtgtgccaggcacctctCCAGTATCTGGCACAAactagacactcaataaatgtttcttgaaggaatgaatgagggATTAATGTCTAATTTGATTTAGTGTTTTCTGATCTTTTTCTAAGTGCCTCACACTTGTGTACTCATTTCATGGGCACAGACGACCCCCTGAGGTAAGCACTCCAGCTATCTACATTTTACTGAtagggaagctgaggcccagagaagcttagctaacttgcccgaggtcacacagcttgtgagtAGTGGAGCTGAGGCCAATTATGTGAGAAATGGTTCCTAAACTGTTAAATGCTACATGGGGCCCGAGAGAAAATCCTTCTGCTCCTTCTCTGTCTTTTGTTCTCCTTCTTTCTCCACTCCTAGATCTGTCCCCTTTAAGTCTACATCAGGGGGCTTTAAACCTCTGCTACATTTGCTGGTTATTTtgtaaattaacatttaaaagttGTATATTTCCTGTTCTTACTTCTAAGGAGCAGACAGGTTTAAAACTTATatttttatccaaatgaaaaaccGAAagtagatttttattattttagtccCTAATAGAATGAGTCTCCCCACCCTGGAAAACAGTGATTTATTCATCATTTTACAATCATTTTTCATCTTATTCAGATTATTGAATTGCTCTGGTGACCTGCACTAATATTTTGGAgctggtttattttacttttatttgctcCCACCAACTCTTGCTTTTCTGTACTGGATGACAGTATTTGGTGAGGTGATGACCTCAAAGGTAATTTGCTCTCCAGGGCCTTcaaatagatttaaaaagaacaaaaaccctaATCTAGCTTTTCCGGTTGTTCTCAGCAGGAGAGTGGACTGAATACTTACAAGTCAGCCCACCACAGAGGGGAGCAGAAGTTTTAACATACTTCTTAGTAATCCAGTGAATACCCAGGAACCCCCAAGAACCAGGATATGCCTAACAATTTACACCCACCTGATGCTCTCAATCACCTCTCTCTGCCAACCCCCAGGGATCACCAGAGAGTCATTTCCTGTTTATATCTTGtgcttattttgctttattttgaggGGATATTGCTTACAAGATTCTGACTGCCATGCCTCAAGTCCTGAGTAGGTAATAAGACATTGTCGGTTATAAGACATGGGAGTGTCTTCAACACCCCAGTCACTGCCACGCGATTGAACCCACGGAGGAGATATAGGAATGGGCAGGGTCCTGCTGAAATCACGCACAACtgagattgggacttgaacccacaggctgggactcgaacccagccaaaacccagactgggacttgaacctaCTGTCatttaattgagatcacacacctggtctcagaacttaatgaagctcaggttcttggtGTCTCcttacagaaagaattcagtgagagacaaagtgataggtaagaagtggatttatttagagagaaacacactccacagacatcTCAAAAGGCAGGAATGGCCTTAGGAGAAGCACTCCAcggagtgtgggccatctcagaaggcaagaggcccCGAAATACAGcgtggttagtttttttttttttttttataatttaacaaattctttttttttttttttttaatttttttttatttttattttttttttattttacaaatttaatcagttatacatatacatatgttcccatatcccctcccttttgcgtctccctcccaccctccctatcccacccctccaggcggtcacaaagaaccgagctgatctccctgtgctatgcggctgcttcccactagctatctaccttacatttggtagtgtatatatgtccatgccgctctttcactttgtcacagcttacccttccccctccccatatcctcaagtccatgctctagtaggtctgtgtctttattcctgtcttacccctatgttcttcatgacatttttttcttaaattccatatatatgtgtcagcatacagtatttgtctttctctttctgacttacttcactctgtatgacagactctaggtccatccacctcattacaaatagctcaatttcatttctttttatggctgagtaatattccattgtatatatgtgccacatcttctttatccattcatccgatgatggacacttaggttgtttccatctctgggctattgtaaatagggctgctatgaacattttggtacatgtctctttttgaattatggttttctcagggtatatgcccagtagtgggattgctgggtcatatggtagttctatttgtagttttttaaggaacctccatactgttctccatagtggctgtaccaattcacattcccaccagcagtgcaagagtgttcccttttttccacaccctctccagcatttattgtttctagattttttgatgatggccattctgactggtgtgagatgatatctcattgtagttttgatttgcatttctctaatgagtaaagatgttgagcatcctttcatgtgtttgttggctgtctgtatatcttctgtggagaaatgtctatttaggtcttctgcccatttttggattgggttgtttgtttttttgctattgagctgcatgagctgcttataaattttggagatgaatcctttgtcagttgcttcatttgcaaatattttctcccattctgagggttgtcttttggtcttctttatggtttcc
Above is a window of Mesoplodon densirostris isolate mMesDen1 chromosome X, mMesDen1 primary haplotype, whole genome shotgun sequence DNA encoding:
- the WAS gene encoding actin nucleation-promoting factor WAS, coding for MSGGPSGGRPGSRGGPGVQQNIPSTLLQDHENQRLFEMLGRKCWTLATAVVQLYLALPRGAERWTKEHCGAVCFVKDNPQKSYFIRLYGLQAGRLLWEQELYSQLVYSTPTPFFHTFAGDDCQAGLNFADEGEAQAFRTLVQEKIQKRNQRQSGDRRQLPPPPVPANEERRGGLPPLPPHPGGDQGGPAAGSLSLGLVTVDIQNPDITNSRYRGLPAPGPGPGDKKRSGKKKISKADIGAPSGFKHVSHVGWDPQNGFDVNNLDPDLRSLFSRAGISEAQLTDAETSKFIYDFIENQGGLEAVRKEMRRQEPLPPPPPPSRGGNQPPRPPAVGSNKGRSGPLPPVPSGGPPPPPTPRGPPPPGRGGPPPPPPPATGRSVPPPPPPPGAGGPPLPPPPPPPPPPPSSGVGPIAPPPPPSLGLVGGQAPGGGRGALLDQIRQGIQLNKTPGAPESSALQPPPQSSEGLVGALMNVMQKRSRAIHSSDEGEDQAGDDDEEDEWDD